One genomic window of Camelina sativa cultivar DH55 chromosome 5, Cs, whole genome shotgun sequence includes the following:
- the LOC104787683 gene encoding major pollen allergen Ole e 10-like, whose protein sequence is MFSQLTIIFFLSLILCHPLHISAKTWCVSAASATDAQLQANIDWACTIGTVDCVKINPGGPCYEPNTLTSHASFVMNEYYQLHGATEEACDFNHTGQIINANPSYGRCRYS, encoded by the coding sequence ATGTTTTCACAATTGACGataatcttctttttatctCTCATTCTATGCCACCCCCTTCATATCTCGGCAAAGACATGGTGTGTCTCAGCCGCATCAGCGACAGATGCACAACTACAAGCCAACATTGATTGGGCATGCACCATAGGAACAGTTGattgtgtaaaaatcaatcctGGTGGACCTTGCTATGAACCAAATACTCTTACTAGCCATGCATCATTTGTGATGAATGAATACTACCAATTGCATGGGGCTACTGAAGAGGCGTGTGATTTCAATCATACTGGTCAAATCATTAATGCTAATCCAAGTTATGGTCGTTGTAGGTATTCATAG